From Bradyrhizobium symbiodeficiens, the proteins below share one genomic window:
- the mutS gene encoding DNA mismatch repair protein MutS, translated as MTMQQPISAPEPESTPAPQAEAAARVTPMMEQYLEIKAAHQGLLLFYRMGDFYELFFEDAEIASKTLGIVLTKRGKHQGNDIPMCGVPVERSEDYLHRLISAGHRVAVCEQTEDPAAAKARGNKSVVRRGVVRLVTPGTLTEDTLLDARANNYLLAIARARASGGGDRFGLAWIDISTAEFTVMECSGGELAATLARINPNEAIVTDALYNDGELGQTLRELPAVTPLTRDVFDGATAEKRLCDYFAVATMDGLAQLTRLEATAAAAAVTYVDRTQVGKHPPLSPPAREASGATMAIDPATRANLELTRTLAGERRGSLLDAIDCTVTSAGSRLLAQRLAAPLTDAPAIARRLDAVSVFVGDSAAREDIRSILRGAPDMSRALARLSVGRGGPRDLAGLRDGITAADQVLARLGELDQPPQEIAAVMAALQRPSRELAAEFASALDEQLPLIKRDGGFVRQGYEPALDEARNLRDASRLVVASMQARYADATAVKGLKIRHNNVLGYFVEVTAQHGEKLMSAPLNATFIHRQTLAGQVRFTTSELGEIEAKIANAGDRALGLELEIFERLSAKAMAISDDLRAAAHAFALLDVATSLAKLAVDDNYVRPDVDSSLGFAIEAGRHPVVEQALKRNGEPFIANACDLSPAPAQKSGQLWLLTGPNMAGKSTFLRQNALIALLAQIGSFVPATRARIGIIDRLFSRVGAADDLARGRSTFMVEMVETAAILNQAGERSLVILDEIGRGTATFDGLSIAWAAIEHLHESNRCRTLFATHYHELTALSAKLPRMFNATVRVKEWQGNVVFLHEVLPGSADRSYGIQVAKLAGLPPAVITRAKSVLSKLEAQDRGQTARALVDDLPLFAVPSRAAAEAAPPSEAEQLMEAVKALHPDEMSPREALDALYALKAKLPKQ; from the coding sequence ATGACGATGCAACAGCCCATCTCCGCTCCAGAGCCCGAATCCACGCCCGCGCCCCAGGCGGAAGCCGCCGCGCGAGTCACGCCGATGATGGAACAGTACCTTGAAATCAAGGCGGCGCATCAGGGCCTGCTGCTGTTCTACCGGATGGGTGATTTCTACGAATTGTTCTTCGAGGACGCCGAGATCGCCTCGAAGACACTCGGCATCGTGCTGACCAAGCGCGGCAAGCATCAGGGCAATGACATCCCGATGTGCGGCGTGCCGGTCGAGCGCTCCGAGGATTATCTGCACCGCCTGATCTCGGCCGGCCACCGGGTCGCGGTGTGCGAGCAGACCGAGGATCCCGCTGCCGCGAAAGCACGCGGCAACAAGAGCGTCGTGCGCCGCGGCGTGGTGCGGCTGGTGACGCCGGGCACGCTGACCGAGGACACGCTGCTCGACGCCCGCGCCAACAATTATCTGCTGGCCATTGCGCGCGCCCGCGCCTCCGGCGGCGGCGATCGCTTCGGGCTCGCCTGGATCGACATCTCGACTGCCGAATTCACCGTGATGGAGTGCTCGGGCGGCGAGCTGGCCGCGACGCTGGCGCGCATCAACCCGAACGAGGCCATCGTCACCGACGCACTCTACAACGACGGCGAGCTCGGGCAGACCCTGCGCGAACTGCCGGCGGTGACGCCGCTGACCCGCGACGTCTTCGACGGCGCCACCGCCGAGAAACGGCTGTGCGACTATTTTGCCGTCGCGACCATGGACGGACTGGCGCAGCTCACGCGTCTCGAAGCCACCGCCGCAGCGGCCGCCGTCACCTATGTCGACCGCACCCAGGTCGGCAAGCATCCGCCGCTGTCGCCGCCCGCGCGCGAAGCTTCCGGCGCGACCATGGCGATCGATCCGGCGACGCGCGCCAATCTCGAGCTGACCCGGACGCTCGCGGGCGAACGCCGCGGCTCGCTGCTCGATGCGATCGACTGCACGGTGACCTCGGCGGGCTCGCGCCTGCTCGCCCAGCGTCTGGCCGCGCCGCTGACGGACGCGCCGGCGATCGCACGCCGGCTCGATGCGGTCAGCGTCTTCGTCGGCGATTCAGCTGCACGCGAAGACATCCGCAGCATATTGCGCGGCGCGCCCGACATGTCGCGTGCGCTGGCGCGTCTGTCGGTCGGCCGCGGCGGCCCGCGCGATCTCGCGGGGCTGCGCGACGGCATCACCGCCGCCGACCAGGTGCTGGCGCGGCTTGGCGAGCTCGATCAGCCGCCGCAGGAAATCGCCGCGGTGATGGCGGCGCTGCAAAGGCCCTCGCGCGAGCTCGCGGCGGAATTCGCCAGCGCGCTCGACGAGCAGCTGCCCCTGATCAAGCGCGACGGCGGCTTCGTCCGGCAGGGCTATGAACCCGCCCTCGACGAAGCACGCAACCTGCGCGACGCCTCACGCCTCGTGGTGGCCTCGATGCAGGCGCGCTACGCCGACGCGACCGCCGTGAAAGGTCTCAAGATCCGGCATAACAACGTGCTCGGCTATTTCGTCGAGGTCACCGCGCAGCACGGCGAGAAGCTGATGTCGGCGCCGCTGAATGCCACCTTCATCCATCGCCAGACGCTGGCGGGCCAGGTACGCTTCACCACCTCCGAGTTAGGCGAGATCGAAGCCAAGATCGCCAACGCGGGCGACCGTGCGCTCGGGCTCGAGCTCGAGATTTTCGAGCGGCTGTCAGCGAAGGCCATGGCCATCAGTGACGATCTGCGCGCCGCTGCCCACGCCTTCGCCTTGCTCGACGTCGCGACCTCACTGGCCAAGCTCGCGGTCGACGATAATTATGTGCGGCCGGATGTGGACTCGTCGCTTGGCTTTGCGATCGAGGCCGGTCGCCATCCCGTGGTCGAGCAGGCGCTGAAGCGCAATGGCGAGCCGTTCATCGCCAATGCCTGCGATCTGTCGCCGGCACCCGCACAAAAATCCGGCCAGCTCTGGCTGCTCACCGGTCCGAACATGGCCGGTAAATCGACATTCCTGCGCCAGAACGCGCTGATTGCCCTTCTTGCCCAGATCGGCAGCTTCGTGCCGGCTACGCGCGCGCGGATCGGCATCATCGACCGCCTGTTCTCGCGCGTCGGCGCCGCCGACGATCTCGCCCGCGGCCGCTCCACCTTCATGGTGGAGATGGTCGAGACGGCTGCGATCCTGAACCAGGCCGGCGAGCGCTCGCTCGTCATCCTGGACGAGATCGGCCGCGGCACCGCGACCTTCGACGGTCTCTCGATCGCCTGGGCCGCGATCGAGCATCTGCACGAAAGCAATCGTTGCCGGACGCTGTTCGCCACGCATTATCACGAGCTGACCGCGCTCTCGGCCAAGCTGCCGCGCATGTTCAACGCCACCGTGCGGGTGAAGGAGTGGCAGGGCAACGTCGTGTTCCTGCACGAGGTGCTGCCTGGCTCGGCCGACCGCTCCTACGGCATCCAGGTGGCGAAGCTCGCCGGCCTGCCGCCGGCGGTGATCACGCGCGCGAAATCGGTGCTCTCCAAGCTGGAGGCGCAGGACCGCGGCCAGACCGCACGAGCCCTGGTGGACGATCTGCCACTGTTCGCGGTGCCCTCCCGCGCGGCCGCCGAAGCGGCGCCGCCGAGCGAGGCGGAGCAACTGATGGAAGCCGTGAAGGCGCTGCATCCGGACGAGATGTCGCCGCGCGAGGCGCTCGATGCGCTGTATGCGTTGAAGGCCAAGCTGCCGAAGCAGTGA
- a CDS encoding methyl-accepting chemotaxis protein encodes MFGRKSPSDAQARLDAIGRSQAMIEFNLDGSIITANQNFLDALGYRLDEIQGKHHSMFVPADQRDGAEYKAFWAALNRGEYQAREFKRIAKGGREVWIEASYNPVLDGSGKAVLVAKIATEITAKKIRSMTDASKIAAIGRAQAVIEFKLDGTVVTANENFCKALGYSLAEIEGKHHSLFVAEAERNGTAYREFWAALNRGDYQAGEFKRIGKGGREIWILASYNPLLDESGKPYGVVKFATDVTADKLKNADLAGQIAAIDKAQAVIEFNMDGTIITANANFLGALGYSLAEIKGKHHSMFVEPSERDGAAYREFWAALNRGQYQAAEYKRIGKGGKEVYIQASYNPILDLNGKPFKVVKYATDTTKQVLVRMGNERVRGMMESVAAGSEELNASVREISEAMTKSRETAMSAVDQVASADAQAQRLTEAAQSMSGIVEMINSITGQINLLALNATIESARAGEAGRGFAVVASEVKSLANQAKQATDKIGAEIGSLNGISGDVVSALGSIKQAITSVSEYVTSTAAAVEEQSTVTNEMSNSMQRAAAEAAAIAARA; translated from the coding sequence ATGTTCGGTCGCAAGTCCCCCAGTGATGCCCAAGCGCGGCTCGACGCCATCGGCCGTTCGCAGGCTATGATCGAATTCAATCTCGATGGCTCGATCATCACGGCCAACCAGAATTTTCTCGACGCGCTCGGCTATCGGCTTGACGAGATTCAGGGCAAGCATCACTCCATGTTCGTGCCGGCCGACCAGCGCGACGGCGCCGAGTACAAGGCGTTCTGGGCTGCGTTAAACCGTGGCGAGTATCAGGCACGCGAGTTCAAGCGGATCGCGAAGGGTGGCCGCGAGGTCTGGATCGAGGCGTCCTACAATCCGGTGCTCGATGGCAGCGGCAAGGCGGTGTTGGTTGCCAAGATTGCAACCGAGATCACGGCGAAGAAGATCCGGAGCATGACGGATGCATCGAAGATCGCCGCCATCGGCCGCGCGCAAGCCGTCATCGAATTCAAGCTCGACGGCACCGTCGTTACGGCAAACGAGAATTTCTGCAAGGCGCTCGGCTATTCGCTGGCCGAGATCGAGGGCAAGCATCACAGCCTGTTCGTGGCCGAGGCCGAGCGCAACGGCACCGCCTATCGCGAGTTCTGGGCCGCGCTCAACCGCGGCGACTACCAGGCCGGCGAGTTCAAGCGTATCGGCAAGGGCGGCCGCGAGATCTGGATTCTCGCTTCCTACAATCCGCTGCTCGACGAGAGCGGCAAGCCGTACGGCGTCGTCAAATTCGCGACCGACGTCACCGCGGACAAGCTGAAGAACGCCGATCTCGCCGGTCAGATCGCGGCGATCGACAAGGCCCAGGCCGTGATCGAATTCAACATGGACGGCACGATCATCACCGCCAATGCCAATTTCCTCGGCGCGCTCGGCTATTCGCTGGCCGAGATCAAGGGCAAGCATCACAGCATGTTCGTCGAGCCCAGCGAGCGCGATGGCGCCGCTTATCGCGAATTCTGGGCCGCGCTCAACCGCGGTCAATATCAGGCGGCCGAATACAAGCGTATCGGCAAGGGCGGCAAGGAGGTCTACATCCAGGCCTCCTACAACCCGATCCTCGATCTCAACGGCAAGCCGTTCAAGGTGGTGAAATATGCAACCGACACCACCAAGCAGGTGCTGGTCCGCATGGGCAACGAGCGCGTGCGCGGCATGATGGAATCGGTCGCGGCCGGTTCGGAGGAGCTGAACGCCTCGGTGCGGGAGATTTCCGAGGCCATGACCAAATCTCGCGAGACCGCGATGAGCGCGGTGGATCAGGTCGCTTCCGCCGACGCGCAGGCCCAGCGCCTAACCGAGGCGGCGCAGTCGATGAGCGGCATCGTCGAGATGATCAACAGCATCACCGGTCAGATCAACCTCTTGGCGCTGAACGCCACGATCGAATCCGCCCGCGCCGGCGAAGCGGGCCGCGGCTTTGCCGTGGTCGCCTCCGAAGTGAAGAGCCTCGCCAACCAGGCCAAGCAGGCCACCGACAAGATCGGTGCGGAGATCGGCAGCCTCAACGGCATCTCGGGCGACGTCGTCAGCGCGCTCGGCTCGATCAAGCAGGCCATCACCAGTGTCAGTGAATACGTGACGTCCACCGCCGCCGCCGTCGAGGAGCAGAGCACGGTCACGAACGAGATGTCGAACAGCATGCAGCGCGCCGCCGCGGAAGCCGCCGCGATCGCGGCAAGGGCGTAG
- a CDS encoding OsmC family protein: MDAVELRQMQAPIKERYKTDPKTALITLKAKGSTDGEGIACKVETGRAIAMAGLHPATGGSGLELCSGDMLLEALVACAGVTLKSVATAIEVPLKTGNVYAEGDLDFRGTLGIDKETPVGFAEIRLRFEVDTPAPQDKLDLLLKLTERYCVVYQTIKNGPKASVSMQRM; the protein is encoded by the coding sequence ATGGACGCTGTAGAGCTGCGCCAGATGCAGGCTCCGATCAAGGAGCGCTACAAGACCGATCCCAAGACCGCGCTGATCACGCTGAAGGCCAAGGGCTCCACCGATGGCGAAGGCATCGCCTGCAAGGTCGAGACCGGCCGCGCCATCGCGATGGCGGGCCTGCATCCGGCGACCGGCGGCTCCGGCCTCGAGCTCTGCTCCGGCGACATGCTGCTGGAAGCCCTGGTCGCCTGTGCCGGCGTCACGTTGAAATCGGTCGCGACCGCGATCGAGGTGCCCTTGAAGACCGGCAACGTCTATGCCGAGGGCGATCTCGATTTCCGCGGCACGCTCGGCATCGACAAGGAGACCCCGGTCGGCTTCGCCGAGATCCGTCTGCGCTTCGAGGTCGATACGCCAGCGCCGCAGGACAAGCTCGATCTGCTGCTGAAACTCACCGAGCGCTATTGCGTGGTCTATCAGACCATCAAGAACGGCCCGAAAGCGTCGGTGTCGATGCAGCGGATGTGA
- a CDS encoding [protein-PII] uridylyltransferase → MDSIATEHKAEGDDRFDTARITAAVDALAEKHQGREDAFRTAMAQLLKAELIAARDVAQAILLKDRHGRHCAERLCHVQDEIIRILYSAATRHLYRSPIPSGAERMAVVATGGYGRGLMAPESDIDLLFILPYKQTAWGEQVAEAILYCLWDMGLKVGHATRSVDESIRQARGDMTIRTAILETRFLTGDKPLYDELVARFDKEVVQGTASEFVTAKLAEREERHRRGGQSRYLVEPNVKDGKGALRDLHTLFWIAKYVYRVRDTGELVARGVFDAQEYRSFRRCADFLWSVRCNLHFYSGRAEERLSFDLQREIAVRLGYTSHPGMQDVERFMKHYFLVAKEVGNLTAILCAKLEDQQAKPAPVLSRMMARLRPTAAKRRVPDSDDFIVDNNRINVAAPDVFKHDPVNLIRIFRLAQKNNLAFHPDAMRDVTRSLGLINAQMRENPEANRLFMEILTSDNAEIVLRRMNETGVLGHFIRAFGKIVSMMQFNMYHHYTVDEHLIRCVGFLQDIERGGLDEFALASDLMRKIRPEHRAVIYITTLLHDIAKGRPEDHSIAGAKVARRLCPRLGFSAADTELIAWLIEEHLTMSTVAQSRDLSDRKTIENFAAVVQSVEQMKLLTILTTADIRGVGPGVWNGWKAQLLRSLYYETEPVLTGGFSEVDRGKRLTAAYAEFRNAFAEWPAEELDAYIGRHYPAYWLKVELPRKIRHARFVRSSEQAGHKLAINVGFDEARGVTELTIFAADHPWLLSIIAGACASAGANIVDAQIYTTTDGRALDTISISREYDRDEDEGRRATRIGEMIEDVLEGKLRLPEVVARRTVRSKARPFVIEPEVTINNQWSDRYTVIEVSGLDRPGLLYELTTAISKLNLNIASAHVATFGERARDVFYVTDLLGAQINAPTRQSAIKSALTHVMAGEKAAQPAA, encoded by the coding sequence ATGGACAGCATCGCGACTGAGCACAAGGCCGAAGGGGATGATCGTTTCGACACTGCGCGGATCACCGCTGCGGTCGATGCGCTTGCCGAAAAGCACCAGGGACGCGAAGACGCGTTCCGCACGGCCATGGCGCAATTGCTCAAGGCCGAGCTGATCGCGGCGCGGGACGTCGCACAAGCGATCCTGCTCAAGGACCGCCACGGAAGGCACTGTGCCGAGCGGCTGTGTCACGTGCAGGACGAGATCATCCGCATCCTGTATTCGGCGGCGACCCGCCATCTCTACCGCTCGCCGATCCCGAGCGGTGCCGAACGCATGGCGGTGGTCGCGACCGGCGGCTACGGCCGCGGTCTGATGGCGCCCGAATCCGACATCGACCTGTTATTCATCCTGCCCTACAAGCAGACCGCCTGGGGCGAGCAGGTCGCCGAGGCGATCCTCTATTGCCTGTGGGACATGGGGCTGAAGGTCGGCCACGCCACGCGATCGGTGGACGAGTCGATCCGGCAGGCGCGCGGCGACATGACCATCCGCACCGCGATCCTGGAGACGCGCTTCCTCACCGGCGACAAGCCGCTTTACGACGAGCTGGTCGCGCGCTTCGACAAGGAGGTGGTGCAAGGCACCGCATCGGAATTCGTCACCGCAAAGCTCGCCGAGCGCGAGGAGCGCCATCGCCGCGGCGGCCAGTCGCGCTACCTGGTCGAGCCCAACGTCAAGGACGGCAAGGGCGCGCTGCGCGACCTGCACACGCTGTTCTGGATCGCCAAATACGTCTACCGCGTGCGCGACACCGGCGAACTGGTCGCGCGCGGTGTGTTCGATGCGCAGGAATACCGCAGCTTCCGCCGCTGCGCCGACTTCCTCTGGTCGGTGCGCTGCAATCTGCACTTCTACTCCGGCCGCGCCGAAGAGCGTCTCTCCTTCGACCTGCAGCGCGAGATCGCGGTGCGGCTCGGCTACACCTCGCATCCCGGCATGCAGGACGTCGAGCGCTTCATGAAGCACTACTTCCTGGTCGCCAAGGAAGTCGGCAACCTCACCGCCATCCTCTGCGCCAAGCTCGAGGACCAGCAGGCCAAGCCCGCGCCGGTGTTGAGCCGGATGATGGCGCGGCTGCGGCCGACCGCGGCGAAGCGGCGCGTCCCCGACAGCGACGACTTCATCGTCGACAACAACCGCATCAACGTCGCCGCACCCGACGTGTTCAAGCACGACCCGGTCAATCTGATCCGCATTTTCCGCCTCGCGCAGAAGAACAACCTCGCCTTCCATCCGGACGCGATGCGCGACGTGACGCGCTCGCTCGGCCTGATCAACGCGCAGATGCGCGAGAATCCCGAGGCCAACCGGCTGTTCATGGAGATCCTGACCTCCGACAACGCCGAGATCGTGCTGCGGCGGATGAACGAGACCGGCGTGCTCGGACATTTCATCCGCGCCTTCGGCAAGATCGTCTCGATGATGCAGTTCAACATGTATCATCACTATACGGTCGACGAGCATTTGATCCGCTGCGTCGGCTTCCTCCAGGACATCGAGCGCGGCGGCCTCGATGAATTCGCGCTCGCGAGCGACCTGATGCGCAAGATTCGCCCCGAGCATCGCGCGGTGATCTACATCACGACGCTACTGCACGACATCGCCAAGGGCCGGCCCGAGGATCATTCGATCGCCGGCGCCAAGGTGGCGCGGCGGCTCTGCCCGCGGCTCGGCTTCAGCGCCGCCGACACCGAGCTCATCGCCTGGCTGATCGAGGAGCATCTGACGATGTCCACGGTCGCACAGTCGCGCGACCTGTCCGACCGAAAGACCATCGAGAATTTCGCCGCCGTGGTGCAGTCGGTCGAGCAGATGAAGCTGCTGACGATCCTGACCACCGCCGACATCCGCGGCGTCGGTCCCGGCGTGTGGAACGGCTGGAAGGCGCAGCTCTTGCGCTCGCTTTACTACGAGACCGAGCCGGTGCTGACCGGCGGCTTCTCGGAAGTCGACCGGGGAAAACGTCTTACCGCCGCTTACGCCGAATTCCGCAACGCCTTCGCCGAATGGCCGGCGGAGGAGCTCGATGCCTATATCGGCCGTCATTATCCGGCCTATTGGCTCAAGGTCGAGCTGCCGCGAAAGATCCGCCACGCCCGCTTCGTCCGCTCCAGCGAACAGGCCGGCCACAAGCTCGCGATCAATGTCGGTTTCGACGAGGCGCGCGGCGTCACCGAGCTGACGATCTTCGCGGCCGACCATCCCTGGCTGCTGTCGATCATCGCCGGCGCCTGCGCTTCGGCCGGCGCCAACATCGTCGACGCCCAGATCTACACCACGACCGACGGCCGCGCGCTCGATACCATCTCGATCTCCCGGGAATACGACCGCGACGAGGACGAGGGACGGCGCGCCACCCGCATCGGCGAGATGATCGAGGACGTGCTGGAAGGCAAGCTACGCCTGCCCGAAGTGGTGGCGCGGCGCACCGTGCGCAGCAAGGCGCGCCCCTTCGTGATCGAGCCGGAAGTCACCATCAACAACCAATGGTCCGACCGCTACACCGTGATCGAGGTGTCCGGCCTCGACCGGCCCGGCCTGCTCTACGAGCTGACCACCGCGATCTCGAAGCTCAACCTCAACATCGCCTCGGCCCACGTCGCGACGTTCGGCGAGCGCGCCCGCGACGTGTTCTACGTCACCGACCTCCTGGGTGCGCAGATCAACGCGCCGACGCGACAATCGGCCATCAAGAGCGCGCTGACCCATGTGATGGCCGGTGAAAAGGCGGCCCAGCCGGCGGCGTGA
- a CDS encoding methylated-DNA--[protein]-cysteine S-methyltransferase, whose protein sequence is MASRSTRPSVSFGLDRVTTPIGVALLVTDAEGALRALDWEDYEHRMRGLLRLHYGAVDLSDQSAPTEMRTALSGYFDGDFSRLSAIAWRIAGTPFQQRVWNALAHIPAGTTMSYGALAAKIDLPKAIRAVGHANGSNPISVVLPCHRLIGADGSLVKYGGGLERKRWLLRHEGVEI, encoded by the coding sequence ATGGCCAGCCGATCGACCAGACCGTCCGTAAGCTTCGGCCTTGATCGCGTGACGACGCCGATCGGCGTCGCGCTGCTCGTCACCGATGCGGAGGGTGCGCTACGTGCGCTCGACTGGGAGGACTACGAGCACCGCATGCGTGGGCTCCTGCGTCTGCACTACGGTGCGGTCGATTTGAGCGACCAGTCTGCGCCGACGGAAATGCGGACGGCGCTGTCGGGCTATTTCGACGGCGATTTCAGTCGACTCTCGGCCATCGCATGGCGGATCGCCGGGACGCCGTTCCAGCAGAGGGTCTGGAACGCGCTGGCTCACATCCCCGCCGGCACCACGATGAGCTACGGCGCGCTCGCCGCAAAAATCGACCTGCCAAAAGCCATTCGTGCCGTCGGTCATGCCAACGGCTCCAACCCGATCAGCGTGGTGCTGCCCTGCCACCGCCTGATCGGTGCCGACGGCTCGCTGGTGAAATACGGCGGCGGGCTGGAGCGCAAGCGCTGGCTGCTGCGGCATGAGGGGGTGGAGATTTAG
- a CDS encoding DUF1304 domain-containing protein translates to MPAVLPSTRKLTLGELNLILVANILVALVAALHVFFLILEMFLWDKPQGLKVFRNTPEKAEITKVLAANQGLYNGFLAAGLIWGLVHGNPAFAFQIKAFFLLCVIVAGAYGAATVSSRILMVQALPAAIALVVLFLT, encoded by the coding sequence ATGCCGGCCGTGCTACCGTCCACCCGAAAGCTGACGCTGGGGGAGCTCAACTTGATTCTCGTTGCCAATATCCTGGTGGCGCTGGTCGCCGCATTGCACGTCTTCTTCCTGATCCTAGAGATGTTCCTCTGGGACAAGCCGCAGGGCTTGAAGGTATTTCGCAACACGCCGGAGAAGGCCGAGATCACGAAGGTGCTGGCCGCCAATCAGGGCCTCTATAACGGCTTCCTCGCCGCCGGCCTGATCTGGGGTCTGGTCCACGGCAACCCGGCCTTCGCATTCCAGATCAAGGCGTTCTTCCTGCTTTGCGTGATCGTGGCCGGCGCCTACGGCGCCGCAACCGTCAGCAGCCGCATTCTGATGGTGCAGGCACTGCCCGCGGCGATCGCGCTGGTTGTACTGTTCCTGACCTGA
- a CDS encoding ABC transporter substrate-binding protein, whose translation MSNHRAFIAATAALAFVVSANQAFAQKKYDTGATDTEIKIGQTVPFSGAYSVYANIGKTQAAYFKMINDQGGINGRKINLIQYDDAYSPPKTVEQVRKLVEGDEVLFTFQIIGTAANAAVQKYLNGKKIPQLLASTGAARFNDPKNYPWTIAYNPNYVSEGRIYAKYILKEHPNAKIGVLYQNDDMGRDYLAGLKSGLGDKAASMVVGEVSYEVTDPTVDSQVVKLKSMGVDVFFDASTPKFAAQAIKKLADLGWTPVHILDINASPISATLKPAGLDISKGIISTQYGKEPSDPQWKDDPGVKAFFAFMDKYFPEGDKLNTVNTYAYSVAELLTQVLKQCGDDLTRENIMRQVANIKDFTPSFALPGIKINTGPNDFRVNKQMQMMKFNGERWELFGPIIEDSGPAG comes from the coding sequence ATGAGCAATCACAGAGCCTTCATAGCTGCCACGGCGGCGCTCGCCTTCGTGGTCTCCGCCAATCAAGCCTTCGCCCAGAAGAAATACGACACCGGGGCGACCGACACCGAGATCAAGATCGGCCAGACCGTGCCGTTCTCCGGCGCCTACTCCGTCTACGCCAATATCGGCAAGACCCAGGCCGCCTACTTCAAGATGATCAACGATCAGGGCGGCATCAACGGCCGCAAGATCAACCTCATCCAGTATGACGACGCCTATTCGCCGCCGAAGACCGTCGAGCAGGTGCGCAAGCTGGTCGAAGGCGACGAAGTGCTGTTCACCTTCCAGATCATCGGCACGGCCGCGAACGCCGCCGTGCAAAAATATCTCAACGGCAAGAAGATCCCGCAATTGCTGGCCTCGACCGGCGCCGCGCGATTCAACGATCCCAAGAACTATCCCTGGACCATCGCCTACAATCCCAACTACGTGTCCGAGGGACGGATCTACGCCAAATACATTCTCAAGGAGCATCCGAACGCCAAGATCGGCGTGCTCTACCAGAACGACGACATGGGCCGAGACTATCTCGCGGGGCTCAAGAGCGGCCTCGGCGACAAGGCCGCCAGCATGGTCGTCGGCGAGGTCTCCTACGAGGTCACCGACCCGACGGTCGATTCCCAGGTGGTCAAGCTGAAGTCGATGGGCGTCGACGTCTTCTTCGATGCCTCGACGCCGAAATTCGCGGCACAAGCGATCAAGAAGCTCGCCGACCTCGGTTGGACGCCGGTTCATATCCTCGACATCAATGCGAGCCCGATCTCGGCGACGCTGAAGCCGGCCGGCCTCGATATCTCCAAGGGCATCATCTCGACCCAATATGGCAAGGAGCCCAGCGATCCCCAGTGGAAGGACGATCCCGGCGTGAAGGCCTTCTTCGCCTTCATGGACAAGTATTTCCCGGAAGGCGACAAGCTCAACACTGTCAACACCTACGCCTATTCGGTGGCCGAGCTGCTGACGCAGGTGCTCAAGCAATGCGGCGACGATCTGACGCGTGAGAACATCATGAGGCAGGTCGCCAACATCAAGGACTTCACCCCGAGCTTCGCGCTGCCCGGCATCAAGATCAACACCGGGCCCAACGACTTCCGCGTCAACAAGCAGATGCAGATGATGAAGTTCAACGGCGAACGCTGGGAGCTGTTCGGACCGATCATCGAGGATTCCGGGCCCGCGGGTTAG